A single window of Candidatus Methylomirabilota bacterium DNA harbors:
- a CDS encoding methyltransferase domain-containing protein, translating into MDNPAETYERYMVPVLFAPSAERMVELARPRPGQRVLDVGCGTGIVARRAAACVGDNGHITGLDASPGMLAVARAAAGREQRSIEWREGRAEALPFSDGEFDLVLCQYALMFFTDPSAALAEMRRVLADGGRAVLSVWQGLDRHPFYQLLDRAIERRLGTSGVRDIFALGDAAGLRDRLLKAGFRRVEIEAYELLARFPDPDGFLAGEIDVDTAAIPAMQHLDASARADLTGKIRAEMAEPLRSVTIGGHVQLPFQAHLARAER; encoded by the coding sequence ATGGACAATCCCGCCGAGACCTACGAGCGCTACATGGTGCCGGTGCTCTTCGCGCCTTCCGCGGAGCGCATGGTCGAGCTCGCTCGGCCCCGGCCGGGCCAGCGCGTCCTCGACGTCGGATGTGGCACGGGCATCGTGGCCCGCCGGGCCGCCGCCTGCGTCGGGGACAACGGTCACATCACCGGTCTCGACGCGAGCCCGGGCATGCTGGCGGTCGCTCGCGCGGCCGCCGGCCGGGAACAGCGCTCGATCGAGTGGCGGGAAGGCCGGGCCGAAGCGCTGCCGTTTTCCGATGGAGAGTTCGACCTCGTGCTGTGCCAGTACGCGCTCATGTTCTTCACCGATCCATCCGCCGCGCTGGCCGAGATGCGCCGGGTGCTCGCCGATGGCGGCCGCGCGGTGCTGAGCGTCTGGCAGGGGCTGGACCGCCACCCGTTCTACCAGCTCCTGGACCGCGCCATCGAGCGCCGGCTCGGCACGTCGGGCGTGCGCGACATCTTCGCGCTGGGCGACGCCGCCGGGCTGCGCGATCGGCTGCTGAAGGCCGGCTTCCGGCGCGTCGAGATCGAGGCGTACGAGCTCCTGGCCCGCTTCCCGGATCCCGACGGCTTCCTGGCCGGCGAGATCGACGTGGACACCGCGGCGATCCCGGCCATGCAGCACCTGGACGCCAGCGCCCGTGCGGACCTGACCGGAAAGATCCGGGCCGAGATGGCGGAGCCCCTGCGCTCGGTCACGATCGGCGGGCACGTCCAGCTGCCATTCCAGGCGCACCTGGCGCGGGCCGAGCGTTAG
- a CDS encoding enoyl-CoA hydratase-related protein, with product MDYRDYQHLLFERRPNGVVLITINRPEVLNATNDRLHWELTQVWLTLDADDSARVAVVTGAGRAFSAGGDLDMV from the coding sequence ATGGACTACCGAGACTACCAGCACCTGCTCTTCGAGCGCCGGCCCAACGGGGTCGTGCTGATCACGATCAACCGGCCGGAGGTGCTGAACGCCACCAACGACCGGCTGCACTGGGAGCTGACCCAGGTCTGGCTGACCCTCGACGCCGACGACAGCGCGCGCGTCGCGGTGGTCACCGGGGCGGGCCGGGCCTTCTCGGCGGGCGGCGATCTCGACATGGT